The Diorhabda sublineata isolate icDioSubl1.1 chromosome 6, icDioSubl1.1, whole genome shotgun sequence genome includes a window with the following:
- the LOC130446112 gene encoding GATA zinc finger domain-containing protein 14 isoform X2 has product MSVLNQSGEEQVECPLCMEPLEVDDLTFFPCTCGYQICRFCWHRIRTDENGLCPACRKAYSEDPADFIPLSQEQMAKLKAEKRQRDQQRKAKLTESRKHLASVRVVQRNLVFVVGLPMRLADPEVLKRHEYFGKFGKIHKVVINQSTSYAGSQGPSASAYVTYMKSDDALRAIQSVNNITIDGRVIKSSLGTTKYCSHFMKNQTCPKPDCMYLHDFGDPEASFTKEQMHAGKHQEYEKKLHENLLLRTANNNNSENSKPSLPIPTTNSTVKSSSKDNTALSSSVSSSSSTTSNSSGTNKENWPHLNTEKEKKDKEKGKKSKGKGETSARKGDRKEAFSSGKSDSGFRTEVKQDKPSSPHLSEQTATPSPPTLLEPQISFSKLPASIIDDNTSFFSINSFQKLSHTSNSESDQNSVPEQATESESETHPSSILTDTLPNINTTEDWAAAFGFSRNSENNLEKLEEKDVLDPFRKSFGVINDTAFSKGVESYNNGLYEISPKIQENILEMLSGKTPATFPSYKTSPSQPSVPPAHTHNGINGLDQNMSKFFMDFHKNNKDVGTAGQQHQFNGFNGVHQGIQGYFSGIQNSSDRVMLLQQKHLEEQLLNLSLKQRYGSNSNSVYQNGVNPPIYMNEDNGGFGNVHPPLFNSSSNIKQNNRSTEDELGFDPFQETQKAFADLMATEQNQKSHNSNIGRSQINGVNLNQNGHVPPPPPGFVQTNSSHMNSFGSKILPFLNMSNSQQQINNSTQNNWPSNYNSQPQQQKNISNSCNDWKVLDPAILSSSRHYPLANMPQLRDYTNLSQIGTQQQIQNGSAPPLRTYEYTNNAFSNFTQQLQPNFNNFSHMNSQQNLNWFSNDLNSQISSPPGFRNNPATKQQEC; this is encoded by the exons ATGTCAGTATTAAATCAAAGTGGTGAGGAGCAGGTGGAGTGTCCTCTTTGTATGGAACCACTCGAGGTTGATGATCTTACATTCTTTCCCTGTACCTGTGGTTATCAg ATATGTCGTTTTTGCTGGCATCGTATTAGAACAGATGAAAATGGACTGTGTCCAGCTTGTCGTAAGGCTTACTCCGAGGATCCGGCTGATTTCATCCCTTTGTCCCAGGAGCAG ATGGCTAAGCTAAAAGCTGAAAAACGTCAACGTGACCAACAACGTAAAGCAAAGCTTACTGAAAGCAGGAAGCATTTGGCTAGTGTTAGAGTAGTGCAACGGAACTTGGTCTTTGTCGTTGGGCTACCAATGAGATTGGCGGATCCGGAGGTCCTTAAAAGGCATGAGTATTTCGGTAAATTTGGGAAAATACATAAGGTGGTAATAAACCAATCGACTTCGTACGCTGGCTCGCAAGGGCCCAGTGCAA gtgCCTATGTAACCTACATGAAAAGTGATGACGCTTTAAGGGCCATTCAAAGTGTCAATAATATTACTATAGACGGTAGAGTGATAAAATCAAGTTTAGGTACTACGAAATATTGTTcccattttatgaaaaatcaaacTTGTCCCAAGCCAGATTGTATGTACCTTCATGATTTTG GTGATCCTGAGGCCAGTTTCACCAAGGAGCAGATGCACGCCGGTAAACATCAGGAATATGAAAAGAAATTACACGAAAACCTACTTTTACGTACCGCCAACAATAACAACAGCGAAAATTCTAAACCTTCTTTACCTATACCCACAACGAACTCGACAGTTAAATCATCTTCCAAAG ATAACACTGCGCTATCGAGCAGTGTTAGTAGCAGTAGTAGTACAACTTCGAATAGTAGTGGAACGAATAAAGAAAATTGGCCACACCTGAATacggaaaaggaaaaaaaggacaaagaaaaaggcaaaaaaagtAAGGGAAAAGGTGAAACTAGTGCTAGGAAAGGAGATAGGAAAGAGGCGTTTAGTAGTGGTAAAAGTGATAGTGGATTTAGAACGGAAg taaAACAGGATAAACCTTCATCGCCGCACCTAAGTGAACAGACGGCAACACCTTCACCGCCGACGTTACTGGAGCCCCAAATATCGTTTTCCAAACTGCCCGCATCCATAATAGACGATAATACTAGTTTCTTTTCTATAAATTCCTTCCAGAAATTATCCCACACCAGTAATAGTGAATCTGATCAAAATTCAGTGCCGGAACAAGCAACTGAATCGGAAAGCGAAACTCATCCATCTAGTATATTAACGGACACATTGCCAAATATAAATACAACTGAAGATTGGGCGGCGGCATTTGGTTTCTCTAGAAATTCGGAAAATAATTTAG aaaaattagaagaaaaagatgTATTAGATCCGTTCAGAAAAAGTTTCGGCGTAATAAACGATACAGCATTCAGTAAAg gaGTCGAGTCCTACAACAACGGCCTTTATGAAATATCGCCGAAAATTcaagaaaacattctggaaaTGCTTTCAGGCAAAACACCCGCTACTTTCCCAAGCTATAAAACGTCTCCATCACAACCTTCAGTTCCTCCGGCCCACACGCACAACGGTATTAACGGATTAGATCAAAATATGTCAAAGTTCTTCATGgatttccataaaaataataaag atGTAGGTACAGCGGGTCAACAGCATCAGTTTAACGGTTTCAACGGCGTCCATCAAGGAATTCAAGGATATTTTTCTGGAATCCAAAACAGTTCGGATAGAGTTATGTTATTACAACAGAAACATTTAGAAGAACAACTATTGAATCTTAGTTTAAAACAAAGGTATGGTAGTAATTCAAATTCGGTATATCAAAACGGTGTGAATCCACCAATATATATGAACGAAGATAACGGAGGATTCGGAAACGTACACCCGCCATTATTTAATAGTTCATCAAATATTAAACAGAATAATAGAAGTACGGAAGACGAATTAGGATTTGATCCTTTCCAAGAAACACAGAAAGCGTTTGCGGATTTAATGGCCACCGAACAGAATCAAAAATCACACAATAGTAATATAG GTCGTAGTCAAATTAACGGGGTAAATCTCAATCAGAACGGCCACGTGCCGCCTCCGCCTCCCGGTTTTGTCCAAACAAATTCCTCACATATGAATTCTTTCG GTAGTAAAATTTTACCTTTCCTAAATATGTCTAATAgtcaacaacaaataaataattcaacgCAAAATAATTGGCCTAGTAATTATAATTCGCAACCGCAACAACAgaaaa atataagCAACTCGTGTAACGATTGGAAGGTGTTAGATCCGGCGATCTTGTCCTCCAGCCGCCATTATCCCTTAGCGAATATGCCTCAACTTAGAGATTATACAAATTTATCACAAATAGGTACACAACAACAGATACAGAACGGGAGTGCGCCCCCATTGCGAACATACGAATATACAAATAACGCATTCTCCAATTTTACGCAACAGTTACAgccaaatttcaataatttctcaCATATGAATTCACAACAGAATCTGAATTGGTTTAGCAACGATTTAAATTCACAAATATCCAGTCCACCGGGATTCAGAAATAACCCGGCGACCAAACAGCAAGAGTGTTAA
- the LOC130446112 gene encoding GATA zinc finger domain-containing protein 14 isoform X1 — MSVLNQSGEEQVECPLCMEPLEVDDLTFFPCTCGYQICRFCWHRIRTDENGLCPACRKAYSEDPADFIPLSQEQMAKLKAEKRQRDQQRKAKLTESRKHLASVRVVQRNLVFVVGLPMRLADPEVLKRHEYFGKFGKIHKVVINQSTSYAGSQGPSASAYVTYMKSDDALRAIQSVNNITIDGRVIKSSLGTTKYCSHFMKNQTCPKPDCMYLHDFGDPEASFTKEQMHAGKHQEYEKKLHENLLLRTANNNNSENSKPSLPIPTTNSTVKSSSKDNTALSSSVSSSSSTTSNSSGTNKENWPHLNTEKEKKDKEKGKKSKGKGETSARKGDRKEAFSSGKSDSGFRTEVKQDKPSSPHLSEQTATPSPPTLLEPQISFSKLPASIIDDNTSFFSINSFQKLSHTSNSESDQNSVPEQATESESETHPSSILTDTLPNINTTEDWAAAFGFSRNSENNLEKLEEKDVLDPFRKSFGVINDTAFSKGVESYNNGLYEISPKIQENILEMLSGKTPATFPSYKTSPSQPSVPPAHTHNGINGLDQNMSKFFMDFHKNNKDVGTAGQQHQFNGFNGVHQGIQGYFSGIQNSSDRVMLLQQKHLEEQLLNLSLKQRYGSNSNSVYQNGVNPPIYMNEDNGGFGNVHPPLFNSSSNIKQNNRSTEDELGFDPFQETQKAFADLMATEQNQKSHNSNIGRSQINGVNLNQNGHVPPPPPGFVQTNSSHMNSFGSKILPFLNMSNSQQQINNSTQNNWPSNYNSQPQQQKSKFFFFSYLLNSNLTYPVFHIHYFLCYPIFFLCCFLNFLTELFSCFVHFTYFLSFFFTVFASYTLILTVLSPLILVVALIDILVVLIHLILSISTLTSPNYPPFFYILLIPLFFLLCAAIFFILYISFLLFFLRKLF, encoded by the exons ATGTCAGTATTAAATCAAAGTGGTGAGGAGCAGGTGGAGTGTCCTCTTTGTATGGAACCACTCGAGGTTGATGATCTTACATTCTTTCCCTGTACCTGTGGTTATCAg ATATGTCGTTTTTGCTGGCATCGTATTAGAACAGATGAAAATGGACTGTGTCCAGCTTGTCGTAAGGCTTACTCCGAGGATCCGGCTGATTTCATCCCTTTGTCCCAGGAGCAG ATGGCTAAGCTAAAAGCTGAAAAACGTCAACGTGACCAACAACGTAAAGCAAAGCTTACTGAAAGCAGGAAGCATTTGGCTAGTGTTAGAGTAGTGCAACGGAACTTGGTCTTTGTCGTTGGGCTACCAATGAGATTGGCGGATCCGGAGGTCCTTAAAAGGCATGAGTATTTCGGTAAATTTGGGAAAATACATAAGGTGGTAATAAACCAATCGACTTCGTACGCTGGCTCGCAAGGGCCCAGTGCAA gtgCCTATGTAACCTACATGAAAAGTGATGACGCTTTAAGGGCCATTCAAAGTGTCAATAATATTACTATAGACGGTAGAGTGATAAAATCAAGTTTAGGTACTACGAAATATTGTTcccattttatgaaaaatcaaacTTGTCCCAAGCCAGATTGTATGTACCTTCATGATTTTG GTGATCCTGAGGCCAGTTTCACCAAGGAGCAGATGCACGCCGGTAAACATCAGGAATATGAAAAGAAATTACACGAAAACCTACTTTTACGTACCGCCAACAATAACAACAGCGAAAATTCTAAACCTTCTTTACCTATACCCACAACGAACTCGACAGTTAAATCATCTTCCAAAG ATAACACTGCGCTATCGAGCAGTGTTAGTAGCAGTAGTAGTACAACTTCGAATAGTAGTGGAACGAATAAAGAAAATTGGCCACACCTGAATacggaaaaggaaaaaaaggacaaagaaaaaggcaaaaaaagtAAGGGAAAAGGTGAAACTAGTGCTAGGAAAGGAGATAGGAAAGAGGCGTTTAGTAGTGGTAAAAGTGATAGTGGATTTAGAACGGAAg taaAACAGGATAAACCTTCATCGCCGCACCTAAGTGAACAGACGGCAACACCTTCACCGCCGACGTTACTGGAGCCCCAAATATCGTTTTCCAAACTGCCCGCATCCATAATAGACGATAATACTAGTTTCTTTTCTATAAATTCCTTCCAGAAATTATCCCACACCAGTAATAGTGAATCTGATCAAAATTCAGTGCCGGAACAAGCAACTGAATCGGAAAGCGAAACTCATCCATCTAGTATATTAACGGACACATTGCCAAATATAAATACAACTGAAGATTGGGCGGCGGCATTTGGTTTCTCTAGAAATTCGGAAAATAATTTAG aaaaattagaagaaaaagatgTATTAGATCCGTTCAGAAAAAGTTTCGGCGTAATAAACGATACAGCATTCAGTAAAg gaGTCGAGTCCTACAACAACGGCCTTTATGAAATATCGCCGAAAATTcaagaaaacattctggaaaTGCTTTCAGGCAAAACACCCGCTACTTTCCCAAGCTATAAAACGTCTCCATCACAACCTTCAGTTCCTCCGGCCCACACGCACAACGGTATTAACGGATTAGATCAAAATATGTCAAAGTTCTTCATGgatttccataaaaataataaag atGTAGGTACAGCGGGTCAACAGCATCAGTTTAACGGTTTCAACGGCGTCCATCAAGGAATTCAAGGATATTTTTCTGGAATCCAAAACAGTTCGGATAGAGTTATGTTATTACAACAGAAACATTTAGAAGAACAACTATTGAATCTTAGTTTAAAACAAAGGTATGGTAGTAATTCAAATTCGGTATATCAAAACGGTGTGAATCCACCAATATATATGAACGAAGATAACGGAGGATTCGGAAACGTACACCCGCCATTATTTAATAGTTCATCAAATATTAAACAGAATAATAGAAGTACGGAAGACGAATTAGGATTTGATCCTTTCCAAGAAACACAGAAAGCGTTTGCGGATTTAATGGCCACCGAACAGAATCAAAAATCACACAATAGTAATATAG GTCGTAGTCAAATTAACGGGGTAAATCTCAATCAGAACGGCCACGTGCCGCCTCCGCCTCCCGGTTTTGTCCAAACAAATTCCTCACATATGAATTCTTTCG GTAGTAAAATTTTACCTTTCCTAAATATGTCTAATAgtcaacaacaaataaataattcaacgCAAAATAATTGGCCTAGTAATTATAATTCGCAACCGCAACAACAgaaaagtaagtttttttttttttcttatttactcAATTCTAACCTTACTTATCCAGTCTTTCATATCCACTACTTTCTGTGttatcctattttttttttgtgctGCTTTCTTAACTTCCTCACTGAATTGTTTTCTTGCTTTGTCcattttacatatttcttgtcattcttttttactgtttttgCTTCTTATACTCTTATACTAACCGTTTTGTCTCCTCTTATTCTTGTTGTTGCCCTTATTGACATTCTTGTAGTTCTTATTCACTTGATATTAAGTATTTCTACCCTCACTTCCCCAAATTATCCTCCATTCTTTTATATCCTACtcattccattgttttttttgctttgtgctgctatatttttcattctatatatttcttttttgctATTCTTCCTTCGTAAACTTTTCTAA
- the LOC130445615 gene encoding transmembrane protein 134 has product MSYQFSLANGKQKRFSIDDAFEEETDEAIKVYGTTGPRSPISNSRIMAGEGDHVTVNMENGRTYKMANDTSRDSDSLIQDYYDYHSEENFGRSCLKHPKVKENWRMVLAAATLLIIGIGLLVTGTVTLTEPNSGLQASVFLLAGFICFLPGAYHIVYIYLAAKGKRGYHFHNLPLFT; this is encoded by the exons ATGTCATACCAATTTTCCTTGGCGAACGgaaaacaaaaacgattttCTATCGACGATGCGTTTGAAGAAGAAACAGATGAAGCTATTAAAGTATACGGAACCACTGGACCTAGATCACCTATTTCGAATTCTAGAATTATGGCCGGCGAAGGCGATCATGTAACGGTTAACATGGAAAACGGCAG AACTTACAAAATGGCAAACGACACGTCTAGAGATAGTGATTCATTGATACAAGACTACTACGATTATCACAGCGAAGAGAACTTCGGCAGATCATGTTTGAAGCACccaaaagtaaaagaaaattgGAGGATGGTATTAGCAGCTGCGACTTTGTTAATAATAGGTATAGGATTGCTCGTAACAGGTACCGTCACACTAACAGAACCCAATTCAGGTTTGCAAGCTTCGGTGTTTTTACTAGCAGgatttatttgctttttacCAGGGGCATATcatattgtttatatatatttagcTGCTAAAGGGAAACGAGGATATCACTTTCATAATTTACCTTTGTTTACGTAA